Proteins encoded by one window of Orbaceae bacterium BiB:
- the accB gene encoding acetyl-CoA carboxylase biotin carboxyl carrier protein: MDIRKIKKLIELVEESGISELEISEGEESVRISRAIPQPAYPVQNIHVAQPTPNIVNTSIEQPAPVAAPSNTISSNAIKSPMVGTFYRTPSPDSKAFVEIGQTVNVGDVLCIVEAMKMMNQIESEKAGVVKAILVENGQPVEFDQPLFVIE; this comes from the coding sequence ATGGATATACGTAAAATAAAAAAATTAATTGAATTAGTTGAAGAGTCGGGAATTTCGGAGTTAGAAATTTCAGAAGGTGAAGAATCAGTTAGAATTAGTCGGGCAATCCCACAACCAGCTTACCCAGTGCAAAACATTCATGTTGCACAACCTACTCCAAATATTGTTAATACAAGTATTGAGCAACCAGCACCAGTAGCCGCTCCAAGTAATACAATTTCATCTAATGCAATTAAATCACCAATGGTTGGTACTTTCTATCGCACACCAAGTCCTGATTCAAAGGCTTTTGTTGAGATTGGCCAAACAGTTAATGTCGGTGATGTTTTATGCATCGTTGAAGCAATGAAAATGATGAACCAAATAGAATCAGAAAAAGCAGGTGTAGTTAAAGCGATTTTAGTTGAAAATGGCCAACCAGTAGAGTTTGATCAACCACTATTTGTGATCGAATAA
- the accC gene encoding acetyl-CoA carboxylase biotin carboxylase subunit has product MLDKILIANRGEIALRILRACKELGIKTVAVHSTADRDLKHVLLADETVCIGPAPSAKSYLNIPALIAAAEVTGSSAIHPGYGFLSENADFAEQVERSGFIFIGPKAETIRLMGDKVSAINAMKKAGVPCVPGSDGSLGNDIELNKKIAKKIGYPVIIKASGGGGGRGMRIVRQEKDLEQAIKMTKMEAKTAFNNDMVYMEKFLENPRHIEIQVLADGQGNAIYLGERDCSMQRRHQKVVEEAPAIGVSEKMRQFIGERCANACVEIGYRGAGTFEFLFENGEFYFIEMNTRIQVEHPVTEMITGVDLIKEQIRVASGLPLTIKQQDIHIKGHAIECRINAEDAKTFMPSPGKITRFHAPGGFGIRWESHIYAGYTVPPHYDSMIGKLIAYGETRSIAIARMKNALAELVIDGIKTNIDLHIDIMNDENFQKGGTNIHYLEKKLGIYE; this is encoded by the coding sequence ATGCTTGATAAAATTTTAATTGCCAATCGAGGCGAGATTGCCTTACGTATTTTGAGGGCATGTAAAGAACTTGGCATCAAAACGGTTGCTGTACACTCAACAGCCGATAGAGATTTGAAGCATGTCTTACTTGCTGATGAAACAGTATGTATTGGTCCCGCTCCATCTGCTAAAAGTTATCTAAATATTCCTGCTTTAATTGCTGCGGCTGAAGTGACGGGCTCTTCTGCGATCCATCCTGGATATGGCTTTTTGTCTGAAAATGCGGATTTTGCAGAGCAAGTAGAACGTTCTGGGTTTATTTTTATTGGACCAAAGGCTGAAACTATTCGTCTTATGGGGGATAAAGTTTCAGCAATTAATGCGATGAAAAAAGCGGGTGTCCCATGTGTTCCCGGATCTGATGGTTCTCTTGGTAATGATATTGAACTTAATAAAAAAATAGCGAAGAAAATCGGCTATCCAGTGATTATTAAAGCATCTGGTGGTGGCGGTGGTCGTGGTATGCGAATTGTACGCCAAGAAAAAGATCTTGAGCAAGCAATCAAAATGACCAAAATGGAAGCAAAAACAGCTTTCAATAATGATATGGTTTATATGGAAAAATTTCTTGAAAACCCTAGACATATTGAAATACAAGTTCTTGCCGATGGTCAAGGAAATGCTATTTATCTTGGTGAACGCGATTGTTCAATGCAAAGACGTCATCAAAAAGTTGTCGAAGAAGCGCCTGCCATTGGTGTTTCTGAAAAAATGCGCCAATTTATTGGTGAGCGTTGTGCTAATGCTTGTGTGGAAATTGGTTATCGAGGTGCCGGTACATTTGAATTTCTTTTTGAAAACGGTGAATTCTACTTTATTGAGATGAACACTCGTATTCAAGTAGAGCATCCTGTTACAGAAATGATTACAGGTGTTGATTTAATTAAAGAGCAAATTCGAGTCGCATCAGGGTTGCCATTAACGATTAAACAACAAGATATTCATATTAAAGGTCATGCTATTGAATGCCGTATTAATGCTGAAGATGCTAAGACTTTTATGCCATCTCCGGGTAAAATAACTCGATTCCATGCTCCTGGTGGATTCGGTATTCGTTGGGAATCGCATATTTATGCTGGCTATACAGTTCCTCCTCATTATGATTCAATGATTGGTAAATTAATCGCTTACGGTGAAACCCGTAGTATAGCAATTGCTCGTATGAAAAATGCGTTAGCTGAGCTTGTGATTGATGGAATCAAA